The genomic region TCTACGTGCTTAATTCCACCATATGGAAGTTGCATTTAAATTAGAAAGTCCCCcccttcttcctcttcctcttccataCCTGAAACATCGCCGTCATCACTAAGGTACTCAGAATTAGTTACCGGTTCAAAATATCCACCTTCTTCTGCCACATATTGGTCTGATAGAATTTCGTCGCCTTCATCGCTCGTTGTTTGTGGTTCAAACAAGTGTGACAGACTTTTGCAATGTATCAAAGTAACCGTGAcggtaaaaataacaaataaacttCCCTGTCCTTTCCCATGCGCCATTCTGTGCGACAGCATTGAAGCAACACGGCCATTGTGCACAATAAGTATTGTAATTGAGCTGCTTTAATCACTTACACGTTTGGTAAATTGATGCGTGAACGGCCAGTCACTTGTTCCGTTCAACGATTGCCTGATTTGTGTCTACATCTAAGTGGCAGGTTCTAGGAGTTCATTTTGCTCTTAAGGAACGCGTTGCATCTTCTATTTATATAATTTAGTAAGTTGGTCTGATGATTGTTGCATATGTACGAGAGCAAATGTTTTGTATAATTAATTCGAACATTAAAGTGcattataagatttttttttttttaaattgtggcaTAATACTAATCACCCAGGGGATCAACTGGGATTTCAGAGGTCTGGGATCCCTAAAATCGGTTGAATTTGTGATGATTAAATTACAAAAGAGTTTAAAATATCTACATTTTCACGAATCCCATTGTACCTATATTTGCTAGAAAGCAtttaattgttaaaaataataataataataataataataataaataaataaatactgaatcAACACAAATATTCAGTATATAAACACATGTGTGTTGGTCGAGTGATTCCGGATTCAAAACCCCTTCGGGTAGCTTATTAATAAACTAAACAATCGTGCTACTGCATATCTGTGGATCTATGAAAcgggtgagcagttgattccatataACGCGATTTCTATGAAACGGACATGGGCGTAGAGTACACGGGGGACGCGGGAAAtgtgtccccctcactttcaataaaacctAAGTTCGTTCCCCACACTTTTTCACAGGGCAAATATGTTTACGGTGTCTGTATTATacagcaaatgtgtaaatatgtaaatgtaaacgtTCAAATTTACTGGCGAATCACTTAAGAGATGAAACAGGAGCTCATCGTTGCGTCGTTTCCATGGCAACCACGTCAGTCATCCGGGCTAGATCTGTAGCCACCGGTCATTGGTCATAAACTCAATGTGGCAAAATACTTTCCACTCATGTTTTTACTGTGACGTCAAGCAATGTAAGTTGTCATTTGGCGTCTGTTCATGTTTGGATGATGATCTATGATATTATAATTATGGTATGATAGCGCGAATCAGAAAGTGGAAGAGGCTTTCTTTTAATTATGCGCGCAATCGAAACTTGCGCCTACACGCAAATGTTTTCGCGCTTTTCATCCAACACTGGATCACAGTGGGTGACATAACTGTGCCTGAGCAAAGCCGCGCACGACAATAACGGCAGGAACAAGGGACAATGGGTAAAAAAAACGTCAAAGCTTCCAAGTCTTCACTAAATGATCATtagatatataaattatattaggGATTCTTTGACATCGGAGTTTGACTGAGAAAATTCAAATTAGCCATATACTTTAAGTATTAATGCGGGGTTTGAGATGGCTTATACAGTTTAACGTTATCCAGCCaggaaaatgttgtttctgtgttttgCCTATGAAGGACAGTACTGTTGTTTGTTTGACTTATTTTACCACTCTCATGTAGTGCATATAAAAATCTTTTGTCAGGTAGCTTGTGctaggtaaaaaaaaatgtaactgctttttaaattaaaaactaatTATGACTAAATTCACCTGGTTACATTAGcaacaaaagtatttttacagtgtaattttaagaaataaaaaggtTCTggtatattaatttaataaattccaTTCTCTCTTTTAATATGGtgcaatattacttatttaaccCCTGTGAccgccacaaaaaaataattttgactggcccctccttttctttaaaaaagcaaaaattggttttacagtgaggcacttccaatggaaatgaatggggaccaatttttgaacggtaaaatactcactttttcaaaagtatagccacaaaacataaacaatatgcaggtGGACATGAGTTTAGTATGATAAACTCACTTAgtaaccttttttgtgtgtgtgtgtgtgtgtatgtaaaattatagccaattttactttCTTGCCATGACTATGTAACAAACCCCAAAATCCTataatgacaattttaacaactttacagctcaaataatacatgatttttttcatgtgcttttataaaattataagcttaacatttctgcctttcaaccctccaaaaattggtcccattcacttccgttgtaagtgtatagtgtttaaaattatagtatttttaaatataccacatataaataaaataaaatgttctgcTCTTGATGTTTTGGCACTCTGGTCTGCCTGACCACAATGGTGTCCCACAGGGTTTGATATATTACAGGCTGGACAACTCCCCTAAGGGCTCTCAAATATCCATGGATACCATCAACAATTCACTGGGTGCATACCTTCAATGCACTGCTGTGGAACAGTCTAAAGGACTGAGTTTGAATATTCTTCCATCAGATGTAATCTGATCTTAAAGAAAGTATTAGTTGTATTTGTGGCAAAGGAAAGCACACTTTATAGGATATCTTTCTTTCCAACTTTCTCTACTGTGGATGGACAAGAAACTGTAGTTGAAATTTTAGTCCAGGCCATTGGAACAGTGAACATATGATTCCAGGGTAATGATCAGGGGAATGCAGATATGATATGGAAGATCAAAGGAGAACTTTTCAGTCAGGTGAGCATGGAAATTCATTATGTTTTACAATGCAATACAGTTTAGACAGTAAATTGTTAATTGATTGGAAGAAAATCCTATGAATGTTTGcatgttatgttaacattttcccTGTAACAAAGTAATAAAAAGTGAGataaagagagtatatttttacattaacattaaccaagattaataaatgctgtaaaagtagtgttcattgtttgttcatgttaactaatgctgttaactaatgttaacaaatggaaccttattgtaaaatgttaccaggaAACTGAATAGTAACTGAGaccaacattctgtctaacatctccttttgtgttttacgtAAGAAAGTCATACTATAACGCTGCCTGATGCGTATCATAGATCCAAAAAAGATTCTGTACCAATGATCGTAATtactaataaatattaataatcagGTTGCTTGTTATTTTATCAGATCCTGATTCTGCCTTGATGGATACAGAGCTTGGAACACTCTTCGCTTATGTTGATTGTGTAAGATGCTACTCTTGTGATGACATGATTACTTAACTTTGAATACCTTTAACAATACTTTGctttattctgtattgtgtttgagTTTTAACCAATAAAAATGATAATCTGAAAACATTTAACCATGGATGTTTATTCTCTGTTtttacacacttacacactcttTATCATGCATATAAATATAGGTAAAAATGCTAAATGAGTTCTACAATAATATTTCACCATATGGCAAAAATTGCACTTTATATGAGTACTGTGGTGGTGTTATGCCATTCTGAATTTGTCTCACCACACCATTTTTTGTACTGTCCAGCAGGTGGAGCAGGAGAATTTCCAAACAATTTATTCCTCGCCAGATCTCCGCATTGGGCTTCCAGGATTCCTGAGATACAAAAGAGAGTCTCAGGAGAGGATGTACAGTCCTCAGGTAGCCCATAAATCTTAACCACCAGTTCTCATTAAAATGTCAGCGTGCAGCACATTTGTAAGAACTTCTATAGCCTACTCTATGTGctaaagtgatagtttaccccaagatgaaaattctgtcattatttacacaccctcataagttgttccaaacccatatgacttactttcttctgtgggacaaaaaaaggagatgttagacagaatgtccaagctgctttaaTACAATGAAAAGTGAACAGGGAATGACTCAAAAATgagaaaaagcaccataaatgttgTCCATATGACTCACGCACAGTATTCTTCTTAAGACATATGATAAgatgtatgaactacttttatgatactttttgtgATGGGgttttattttgtcctttttggaactcgacagcctcagtccccattcactttcatttcatggaAAACAAGCAGCATGAACATTGTGCTAAATTACTCCTTTGGTGATGACAGAATGATGattgaatttccatttttggtaaactattactttaaaattaCTTCCTTTTTCAAAAATATGTCTGAAACACAACTGTGGCatcataatgttttttattataagttgggtaaagtttgtcaagaaaaactttgatgttggcttgacaaagccttgtttgaaagtttaacactaaattaaaaataacagtGTGTTGGCTtcatcaagccaacataataaatgaCTTTAGTGTGTCACACAGTGCCAACCTCAAAGGGACTCTCCGATATGGTGTcaattctgtggtttaaaagctTGGCCTCCTCTGGATTCAGTTTATGCAGAGACACAAGAGGTTAGTCTTCTAAGAAAGGACAGAGTCAACACAAACTTTTATAGCTGCAACACTTTTCTTGAATCCATGAATGTCTAACTGGACCTGCATTTTGCCTTCAGGGCTTCTGTTGTGAGAAATACAAAGAGTTGTTTGAGATTGTAGCCCACGAGAAACATCTGGCTGTGAAGCGTTCGGGAAGGTCTAGTGGATTTGACCGACTAGACAACCTCTTTACCAATAAGAACGAAGAGCTACAAGTTATAGCACAAGAAAGAGGAAAACACAGGTTTGTATTGTATATGAAGTAtgatttacaaaaatgtaatgagttttGATTTTCTTCTCATTCCCACCTTTGACATATTTCTAGACAGCAGCAGAGAGAGATTGAAAGATTCAACAGTTTCTTGGCTGCAAAGAACAGTGAGTATCCTCAATATGTGTTGTGCAGAATGTCTGGATCGTTTACAAAGGTTGGAGCCAACATTAAAGATTTAGTTTCTTTGAATTATTAAGGCTAATTATACATTCCTTTATCTTGTCATAAGTCATGTGACGTGATAAATCACTTTTTCTATGACATATTTACCTGAATCTCTCCTTCTAGACTGTATACCAACCACTAATAGATCTGTAGGTATAAACAGGGTGTATATAAAATAAAGCGATATAAGAAGCTGATAAGGGCAAGCAGTGGCtatatgttcagaatagcatactacctcATGCAAATATTCTGTAATATGCATAGGATATCTGGATGACCTGGAATACAGCATTCACCAAAATTTGCAGGATAAAATAGAGCACACTGCCCATACAGAAATTAGATATATGGCCATAtgaaaatacactgcctggcccaaaaaaagaatggaaaataCTTTATGGAGTAGTTCGACTCTTctatcatcaatacaagatcttggccaaaaatgtatgcaactctggacggaaataaatgttgtgatgttgcataagtttGTCGAAACTATGACACAACAAATgtgcaccgtaatcaaagctaaaggcggtattGACGATGGTAGAGACGAACCAcaccgtaaagtcttctccagaacataccatagactttcaatggggttaaggtcaggaagtggtggccaattcatgtgtgtaaaggattcctcatgctccatgaaccactctttcacaatttgagcacaatgcatcttggcattgttgtcctggagtatgcccgtgccatcagggaagataAAATCCATTTATGGGATAACCTgctcattcagtacattcaggtaggcagctgacttcattttattcccgcataacgttgctgagcgaGAGGtaacgtgacaccatgcaaggagcagacgtgtgagtgacgagctctgcgcactttgctaaattttcaattattttcatgttataatctggtgaatttgatacacccagttacacaatttctctttgatgcaaaacatggcaaaaaagtcaaaatcctcgggctctggagacattaaaagacacttatgtgttcaggatgaaagccccgacaggcctacagaacggggactcgatttggatggcgcggcgggagaggagatccagcgtcagttgtccaacatgtcggtgatgttgacaaaggttcttgctgacttggaggatcttgctgtaatacgtcaatcgattacagcgatggaaataaaattctctgaactAGTTAtaagagtgtcggatgttgagagacgaatcgattttctggaatcttcggagagggaattaaccgctaatccgcccgtgaccaaagttgatttggaacatctctttgaaaagcttgaagatcttgagaatagaagccgcaggaataacgtttgaattgttggaattcctgagcatgaggagggcagagatatggtgaaattcctagaggagcttttcccgagtctgcttgacataacaggccacaagctggaaatcgagcgagctcacagagtcccagctcacagatctgctgagggagaaatgccccgaccgattctggccagatttctaagatcatccgataaagatcttgtgttgtgccaggcgaggagcaaagggaagctttcttggaagaaccataatattttcttgttcccggactttgcgaacttgacaagtgatcggttcaaggaatgtaagaaactcttacatcagacaaagatctcgtttgctctgatgtttccggccaaactgagaatagaaacgaaaaacggtcacaaagtatttacatgtccaaatctagcaatgtcttttatagaatcaatgtctgagtaaaccattgggtgtttctcatgtgagtgggtcaactcgctgtacttctcttgaggaagctgggcgacattttgggttttttgcgttggctccgcctagcggctggagcttgttttgtgaattacacttttccttaaagaaacttttgcattgatgttccctgCCAGtgtgagagtggacactatggatgaccgcaaaatatctacatgctcacacaaaggatgtcttttataaagttgacggactgtgtaagtcatggaatatacatttatgctgcctccgagtgaattgactcgaccatctggggaaccgggatgccggttttgtttctttttgtgttggttccgcctagtggctggagcttgttctattgaataatattcctttggaacagctgtggattaatctgttcgttcttcgtgcttattcctcctgctggctgtagtttgtttttagtttttttacgggacattggaatgattacgtcatccgctgtactcataacagccagctcactgaacatatctgaacgttttatatcagctggaatttgttttggggaagatcacatctttgagacagttctgtgaatgaatctacacattctttgtgttcattcttcctattgactgggtttattttacaaagtattttctgttatgtaattttacctcacaaatttgtgaggcaaaattgagcaatccggtAGCAAAGTTGTCGTGTGGActcatgggcgttcatggaccttttgagttttgagggattgtcgccggttggcggtgtcatgcgcggggttaatgtgcacgtttttcttttttctgtttgttttgttcggggaggtgttcggggtttgattgtttcactaatggggaatgtggtcagtataattttgtttttcacacacaatttattttttttattatatcaatatgtcagttgttaatatgagtagattgtctctctccatgtggaatgtgaatgggttggggcaccccataaaaataaggaaggtttttatttttcttaaacgtaagaagtatgatatagtgtttcttcaagaaacacatctctctccGCATGAagtggaaaaatttgggaagacatggggtggacatgttttttttagtgctggctcaagtaagagcaagggagtcataatattgattaataaacatctacaattcaaatgtctcaaacagactaaagagaaattaggaagagtcattattattttagctgaaattcaagggcaaaggttgattttggctaatcttTACGCAtttaatgctgatgatcagggcttttttatagatcttgaagggatgttgcaagccgctggcacccctcatgatataatattgggaggagactttaatcttttgatggattcagtccttgatcacagtaaagcaaaagtgtgtaaaccccctagagcaacattgacgcttcacaggatgtgtaaaaatcttggtctttcggatatttggagacttttgaacccatttggtagggactataaatttttttcatcagtccataagatttattctagaatagattttttttatatccaaatccctcatttcatctgttgttgattgctcaattggaaacattttagtctcagatcacgccctggtgagtttagaggtgttgctacatatggagaaaaataaatcatatagttggtgctttaatgtatcccttctgtaaaatcctgatttccaacaaatgttaaagactgaaatcagtgtttatatggagaccaactggtcctcagtatcctctgtgggcgtggcttgggaggcacttaaagcggttcttaggggccggatcatacagtatgcctcattcatcaaagcacaagaactcgtggagctggaaggaaatattaaaagtgccgaggcagagctgaagcgccgtatgtcagctgatggcctcagagaattgacccgattgaaatatagatataatactattttgtcgcggaaagtggagttttggttattcagggcaagacagtcatactttgagtcgggttacaaagcagggaagcttttggctagatatataaagcagagagagtctttttttaccattccctcagtgaaatctgctggtggtgaaatacttacctcagccattgatattaataatgcctttaaagaattctatcttgatctttatagttccacacctttgtctactgatgaagatattagaaactttgtggaaccattagatcttcctaaactgacgattgagcaaaaaaactctcttgattctgagataaccttggaggagcttgacgaggtaattaagtccctacctacaggcaaagctccggggccagatggttttgccgcagaattttttagatcctatgctacagaactggctccactttagttagaagtttatacagaatcattaaagaatggaaagcttcctccaaccatgacattccaaccagatcagtctgattctaaaaaaggacaaagatccaagcgagtgtaaaagttaccgtccaatctccctgatccaactagatgtaaaaatattgtcaaaaattttggctaatcgattaagtaaagttatgacatctcttatacatatagatcaggtggggtttattgggGGCCGCAGctgttctgataacattaggtgtctcatcaatatcatgtggtcagtggcgaatgaacaatctccggttgctgccatctcacttgacgccgaaaggcatttgatatggtagaatgggattatatttttaagattttggaaatgtatgggttcgggagtacatttattggttggattaagttactttataaacaccctgtagcagcagtacaaacaaatggattaatttcagattattttactctgaataggggcactcggcagggttgccctctttccccattattgttctgtcttgccctgaaaccattagcagccgcgataagaaaggaggatgattttccaggggagattgcgggaggtgtggcgcataagcttctgcttgatgcagatgatattttattatttgtctctgaacctactagatctatgccttgcctccacagaattattaattccttttccaagttctcaggatacaaagtaaattggtctaaatccgaagctttggctctgacagcgtactgtccagtaacggcttttcagccgggcgcctttcagtggcccaaacagggcattaagtatttggggattttattcccagcaaatttgtctgatttagttagagttaattttgacccttttaataaaacggttttcgagtgatgtggacaggtgggcttcattacatttatcgatgattgggaaggttaatgttattaaaatgaattgtattccaaaattcaattacctgcttcagtctctccctgtagatgtccccctctcttatttcaagcaatttgatagcatagcgaaatcctttatttggaatggtaagcgccccaggttaaatttcaataagttacataggccgattgacaatggtgggttaggcctacccaagattttgttttattattatgcgttcggtcttaaaCATTTGGCTCATTAATCGCTTCCACCtgtgagagcccctccctggttttgtattgaaaaggaagttcttgcccctatctcgccactgcaaagcctttcgatcaaactagccggagaggttaagtcgcaccccgttattttgcatttgcactcgatatggacaaaagtgtccagagtgtttaattcggatatttatttaaacgcagcctcgagcatatggctgaaccctaaactatgtattaataagtcccctttttgttggtcagattggattgtgaggggggttaatgcactttgtgacctatatgagggtggagtattgagaccttttgaaaatttagttcaacattttggcattcccagatctcagttttcgccacctactctgcactatttttgggagtggcacgcacccccctaaagcggcaggtgctttgtgAGAGGTGatagctgcttttggaaaaggccatgaagcatcagtgtattactccctactaattcagagtctgggggatggagccttgacttctctcaagagagtatgggaaaaagatttgaatttggtattggaggatggagtgtggactaagattcttaaaaatgtcaagtctgtatctagagatgcaagggttcgccttatgcaatttaagattttacatagattttattggaccccctctagattatataggcttggtcttaaagacacacccacttgctggcgatgccaatcagaagttggagacactacccatgacttttgggggtgtgttaagatccgggagttttggttgagggttcagaggtatttgtgtgatgttttgaacactcaggttttgctttgtcccagactctgtattttgggtgatggggcggtcatgcatttaggggataatcacataaaaaattgggttctgaccagtctcatgattggcgggcaagtaattttaaggggttggaagtcaagtggagcaccctctttttcggagtggtgtgtggaaatggggagggtagctgcatttgaagaggcggtaagtagaaggctggggtttagggacttatttgctaaaaaatggggcaaatatttagttttttggggggactctcggggaggggatgtggagagtgtagtttagtttaatcatgtatgtttattattattttatttatttgtgtgtatatatatatatatataatatgtatatattttatacatattatataaaaaacccagatcataacactgccttaaatccaaactgaaacttttttttttttagccaggaAGTGtgcatatataaaattattaaaaagctGGGCATATATGTACATGTTTACAATTCCACTATTTGTTTGTGACATATGTTCTAAGCTACATGTGCaaactgcttttttattttagatatgtatgtattttggaaaataatgcaaaacttgaccttccatttccagtgtgatggaAGAAATGGAAGTAATATATCAGCCTTAATTTTCAACATCTCTTTCCTGACTCATTATTTGACTGGGCTGCCAAATGTCAAGACATTTGTACACAAAATttgacttaaaaataaataaataaaatgatttttttgaagGAGGCATGTGTGGCATATCATCACACAATTATTATTCAAATTATTGAGAAGTCAGACTGAATTCAAGAACAGCATGCTAGGGGGTAAATTAATGGTTTTAAGGGATGTCCTTCTCCCCAGATGTGTCCAAAACTAAGACAGTCATAAGTTTTCGGCTGTCTAACTGTGCGCCCAAAGAGAATATCTGGAAAGTTCAAAAGGGCATGCATGAGAAGAGCTCTGAACAATTGCCAGGTGATGGGCCTTCTACACTGTGGTCATTTGGGTTTGGCTTTACTCATCATCAGGTAACTCACTGACATTAACCATATTAGATCAATGTATTATCATGAATTGTATTATCAACagactttctctttttttatagAACAATTCAGGTTTCTTGGAAAAGTTCTATTCCAATGGAGATAAATTTCTTACTTTGTTTCCAGATGGCTCGGCTCAAGTTTTGTATCCTTTTACATGACTCTGCTTTTCAAACAGGGTGTAAAGACCGGAAATGTTGCTAGTGAAGGACACTCTGCCAATCAGAATGGTCAGGACGTCATTTTGCTGTGGTTTCAGTAGTCACCTTGTATTTATGGTTcaggtgatttaaaaaaaaaaaaaaactttcccagAATTGAGAGCCTATGAGCAAAAATGGTAGAATGCAGGTCGTCTCATATTTCCGGGGGTCATGCACCTCATCCTAGCCAGGCCACTGCCATGGTTGTGCGTAGAAGGGAACTGTTGGGCTGGGGAGTCTCGCAAGAGTTGACGTATCATGTTTATTACACCTAcctctaaacctacccctaactTTTGTAACGGTCAATGCGACTCTTGTGCTACACTTTCTCAGCCCAACGATTTCTTTCTAGACGTTGAGATGCCATGTACTGGTCAGATCTTCCACTCACCGGTCCAAAGGCTGTGGAGCCCGAGTTTACATGTGACCACCTGTAAATTACTCACTTTATCACACTAACCCACCATTTATCCCATCAGCAAATAGGGGATTTCTACAttggcatcagaccaaaaggctaCTGCATGATGCTGTATCTGGGGTAGTCAACTTTTCGGCATGTGAATACAGGGCGCTAGAGCATTCTGAGCGCTTCAATACAGGACAGCGCTGTCCAACCAGGGGGTGTGGTCACCCTTGAGCATTTCGTCAAGGGGGGAGGGGGAACTGTTGGTTGATTTTGGGGTCCCTCAAGTGTTTTGCTAAATTAATACAGGCTGCCTTCATTTTGGCCAATATATACGGGATGTCCCGGCTTATACGAGACAGTTGGCAAACCTATGCATCCATGCCATTAGTGTCGGATCTGATGCCAGAATGTACTCAGGATTTGAATAGGTGTTAGTTTATTGTTTACTGTATTGCTATTGTTTGTCCTTATTGTCATGGGAATAGCTATCCTTCAGGAAACCTGGCAATCATTATCCTCATTAGTAAGAGGGAAAGGGTCTGCATCATACATGATGATGTGACTGCTCCCCTTTGTCCAGTCAGAGCCCTCTTCCAGTCTGATGGCAGAGCCACTTGTTACCATGGCAACAGCAGCATTTGGTAGAGTCAAATAGCTATTACACTGATACAGTTTGAATGTCCCAATTGGGCTGTTTTTTGATCTAACAGAGGTTAAAGATTTAATTATGTTAGC from Myxocyprinus asiaticus isolate MX2 ecotype Aquarium Trade chromosome 5, UBuf_Myxa_2, whole genome shotgun sequence harbors:
- the LOC127441138 gene encoding glutamate-rich protein 6, whose amino-acid sequence is MIWKIKGELFSQVEQENFQTIYSSPDLRIGLPGFLRYKRESQERMYSPQGFCCEKYKELFEIVAHEKHLAVKRSGRSSGFDRLDNLFTNKNEELQVIAQERGKHRQQQREIERFNSFLAAKNNVSKTKTVISFRLSNCAPKENIWKVQKGMHEKSSEQLPGDGPSTLWSFGFGFTHHQNNSGFLEKFYSNGDKFLTLFPDGSAQVFYPSGNLAIIILISKRERVCIIHDDVTAPLCPVRALFQSDGRATCYHGNSSIWLSMDAWGGQTLDESGARIRTWSWTDHAQTQTTLRPIFLSLNLNIGVRVLGRQLVFVSFLAMGQQARFRVGSCISSTDHNTLPPRPLMCKEELVLLACRIGLHMALIRLQQCQAFPSSSTHLQVRPPPFLHSLARRLRSMSCRVQMDESDKAFIQHCLHELGMNEITIF